The following are encoded together in the Erwinia sp. E602 genome:
- a CDS encoding colicin E1 family microcin immunity protein, which yields MKLRSYFIRLIWGCIPALLVSQDWVRDRGCQKITVMLLFSIISGLLYPFSDLVMKKIGLKFAKKEFWEKDFFTSATGGSLQAILFVFCFLFAIPLSTGYALFTAIKHLTRKGQV from the coding sequence ATGAAACTAAGGAGTTATTTCATCAGGCTAATTTGGGGGTGTATACCGGCGTTGCTTGTTTCTCAAGACTGGGTGAGAGACAGAGGATGTCAAAAAATAACGGTGATGTTGTTATTCTCTATTATCAGTGGCTTACTCTATCCTTTTTCTGATCTTGTGATGAAAAAAATAGGATTAAAATTTGCAAAGAAAGAATTTTGGGAAAAGGATTTTTTCACAAGCGCTACAGGAGGCAGTTTACAAGCTATTTTGTTTGTTTTTTGTTTTTTATTCGCTATACCATTAAGTACAGGATATGCTCTTTTCACCGCAATCAAACACCTGACCAGGAAAGGTCAGGTGTGA
- the sanA gene encoding outer membrane permeability protein SanA: MLKRLFYGLIIVVGLTGLTALGLDRWISWKTAPYVYDDLKSLPHRQVGVVLGTAKYYRTGVPNEYYLFRMQGALNAYNSGKVNYLLLSGDNAQQSYNEPMTMRRDLIAAGVDPADIVMDFAGFRTLDSIVRTRKVFDTNDFIIITQRFHCERALFIALHSGIQAQCYAVPSPKNMLTVRLREVGARLGALADLYIMKREPRFLGPLVPIPARHEVAEDAQSYPAVTPEQLLGIQQRK, from the coding sequence ATGCTGAAACGCCTGTTTTATGGTCTGATTATCGTCGTGGGACTGACGGGTCTGACCGCGCTTGGACTCGATCGCTGGATCAGCTGGAAAACCGCCCCCTACGTCTATGACGACCTGAAGTCGCTGCCGCACCGCCAGGTCGGCGTGGTGCTTGGCACCGCCAAGTACTACCGCACCGGCGTCCCCAATGAATACTACCTGTTCCGCATGCAGGGCGCGCTGAACGCCTATAACAGCGGCAAGGTTAACTATCTGCTGCTCAGCGGCGATAACGCCCAGCAGAGCTACAACGAGCCGATGACCATGCGCCGCGACCTGATCGCCGCCGGGGTCGATCCGGCCGATATCGTGATGGACTTTGCCGGCTTCCGCACCCTCGACTCGATCGTGCGCACCCGCAAGGTGTTCGATACCAACGACTTCATCATCATCACCCAGCGTTTCCACTGTGAACGCGCGCTGTTTATCGCCCTGCACAGCGGCATCCAGGCGCAGTGCTACGCGGTGCCGTCGCCGAAAAACATGCTTACCGTGCGCCTGCGCGAAGTCGGTGCGCGTCTCGGCGCGCTGGCCGATCTCTATATTATGAAGCGCGAACCGCGCTTCCTCGGCCCGCTGGTGCCAATTCCCGCCCGCCACGAAGTCGCCGAAGACGCCCAGAGCTATCCGGCGGTTACCCCGGAGCAGTTGCTGGGAATTCAGCAGCGGAAGTAA
- a CDS encoding colicin-like pore-forming protein, with amino-acid sequence MATPAYYKDGVPYTAEGSPIITITGGPLGSNSNEGIGSSHPIYVGVPGLPPMSHGIGPIKNYDPNKLGHYSLAKIRDAQSKVNELIVKAKKDYPENAEATLENARVMLASLRKSDIIEQPDVKNKSYELEEAINALEKNITLKIETEKEIKIKEIASDKAFDEFINRKDVQLANFKKKRPSEFDFAFSVNPVYRHVVKFWDSIYLSKIREEMVAKNNLVTYLDRVKVIRDDLIKKESVLGEMKTSLKKPTEENTVTSSDDNAPYEKAIKLTASFYKELAEKLGDRAARAAEELAISVNGKKIRNVDEALNAFDKYKDVINKKFSTKDREAITKALESIDRVELAKKFSIFSTAFKYIGNTVDVYDVAMELKKSIETGVWRPFFVKLESLAAGRAATALTAFAFSLIAGAPLGILGFALIMTLIGALVDDKLVEKMNNLIGL; translated from the coding sequence ATGGCAACACCTGCATATTACAAAGATGGCGTGCCTTACACAGCCGAAGGCAGTCCAATCATCACTATAACCGGCGGCCCATTGGGCTCTAACTCTAACGAGGGCATAGGGTCAAGTCATCCAATTTATGTCGGTGTGCCGGGTCTTCCCCCCATGTCACACGGAATAGGCCCGATCAAAAACTATGACCCTAACAAATTAGGTCATTATAGTTTGGCAAAAATCAGGGATGCACAATCTAAAGTCAATGAACTGATTGTAAAAGCAAAAAAAGATTATCCAGAAAATGCAGAGGCCACTCTGGAGAACGCCAGGGTCATGCTGGCATCATTAAGAAAATCCGACATTATCGAACAACCCGATGTGAAAAATAAATCTTATGAACTGGAAGAAGCTATAAATGCTCTGGAAAAAAACATCACTCTCAAAATTGAAACAGAAAAAGAAATTAAAATAAAGGAAATAGCATCAGATAAAGCATTTGATGAATTTATTAACCGGAAGGACGTCCAGTTAGCCAACTTCAAAAAAAAACGACCCTCCGAGTTCGATTTTGCATTCAGTGTTAACCCTGTTTATCGTCATGTGGTTAAATTTTGGGATTCGATTTATTTATCAAAAATTCGTGAAGAGATGGTAGCTAAAAACAATTTAGTGACTTACCTGGATCGGGTAAAAGTAATTCGTGACGATCTAATAAAAAAAGAATCAGTGCTTGGTGAAATGAAAACATCTTTAAAGAAACCCACGGAAGAAAACACAGTAACAAGTAGCGATGACAATGCCCCTTACGAAAAAGCAATAAAATTGACTGCGAGTTTTTATAAGGAGTTAGCTGAAAAACTCGGAGATCGTGCAGCCAGAGCCGCTGAAGAATTAGCCATCAGCGTTAACGGGAAAAAAATTAGAAACGTTGATGAAGCTCTCAACGCATTTGATAAATACAAGGATGTTATAAATAAAAAATTTAGCACAAAAGATCGTGAAGCGATTACCAAAGCGTTGGAGTCAATTGACCGGGTCGAACTTGCAAAAAAATTCTCTATATTCAGCACTGCTTTCAAATACATTGGCAATACTGTTGATGTCTACGACGTTGCTATGGAGCTAAAAAAATCTATTGAAACTGGGGTCTGGCGTCCTTTTTTTGTCAAACTTGAATCTCTGGCAGCCGGGCGTGCTGCAACTGCATTAACTGCGTTTGCCTTTAGCCTCATCGCAGGTGCTCCACTAGGTATTCTTGGTTTTGCATTAATAATGACATTGATAGGTGCACTCGTTGATGATAAACTGGTCGAAAAAATGAATAATTTAATTGGATTATAA
- a CDS encoding NAD-dependent malic enzyme: MELEYESKRPLYIPYAGPILLEFPLLNKGSAFTTEERHDFNLRGLLPETVESIEEQAARAYRQYQDFKNNNDKHVYLRNIQDTNETLFYRLLDNHLEEMMPIIYTPTVGAACEHFSEIYRRARGLFISYPNRENIEDMLQNATKQNVKVIVVTDGERILGLGDQGIGGMGIPIGKLSLYTACGGISPAYTLPVVLDVGTNNQQLLNDPLYMGWRHPRITGEEYDNFVNDFIQAVKSRWPNVLLQFEDFAQKNAMPLLERYRDEVCCFNDDIQGTASVTLGTLLAASRAAGNKLSEQNVVFLGAGSAGCGIAEQIIAQMKSEGLSDDEARGRVFMVDRFGLLTDKLPNLLNFQSRLVQKSDKLAGWDSQSDSLSLLDVVRNARPSIMIGVSGQPGLFSEEIVREMHKHCARPIIMPLSNPTSRVEATPQDIMAWTDGQALVATGSPFAPVTWKDKTYPIAQCNNSYIFPGIGLGVIASGATRVTDSMLMAASRALADCSPLANDGEGPVLPEVKDIQGVSKVIAMAVAKAAQLAGVAVVTSEDVLSKAIAANFWLPQYRNYRRTSI, translated from the coding sequence ATGGAACTCGAGTACGAAAGTAAACGCCCCCTCTATATCCCTTACGCCGGCCCAATCCTGCTGGAATTCCCGCTGCTGAATAAGGGTAGCGCCTTCACCACCGAAGAGCGCCACGACTTTAACCTGCGCGGCCTGCTGCCGGAAACCGTTGAGAGCATCGAAGAGCAGGCGGCCCGCGCCTACCGCCAGTACCAGGATTTCAAGAACAATAACGATAAGCACGTCTACCTGCGTAACATTCAGGACACCAACGAAACCCTGTTCTACCGCCTGCTGGACAATCATCTGGAAGAGATGATGCCGATTATCTACACCCCGACCGTCGGCGCGGCCTGTGAGCACTTCTCTGAGATCTACCGCCGCGCGCGCGGCCTGTTTATCTCCTATCCGAACCGTGAAAACATCGAAGACATGCTGCAGAACGCCACCAAGCAGAATGTGAAAGTGATCGTGGTCACCGACGGCGAGCGCATCCTCGGCCTCGGCGACCAGGGCATCGGCGGTATGGGCATTCCGATCGGTAAGCTGTCGCTGTACACCGCCTGCGGCGGCATCAGCCCGGCCTACACCCTGCCGGTGGTGCTGGACGTCGGCACCAACAACCAGCAGCTGCTGAACGATCCGCTGTATATGGGCTGGCGCCACCCGCGCATCACCGGCGAAGAGTACGATAACTTCGTTAACGACTTTATCCAGGCGGTGAAGAGCCGCTGGCCGAACGTGCTGCTGCAGTTTGAAGACTTCGCGCAGAAGAACGCCATGCCGCTGCTGGAGCGCTACCGTGATGAGGTGTGCTGCTTTAACGACGATATTCAGGGCACCGCTTCCGTCACCCTCGGCACCCTGCTGGCGGCCAGCCGCGCGGCGGGCAACAAACTGAGCGAACAGAACGTGGTGTTCCTCGGGGCCGGTTCCGCCGGCTGCGGCATCGCCGAGCAGATTATCGCGCAGATGAAGTCCGAAGGGCTGAGCGATGACGAAGCGCGCGGCCGCGTATTTATGGTGGATCGTTTCGGCCTGCTGACCGACAAGCTGCCGAACCTGCTGAACTTCCAGAGCCGCCTGGTGCAGAAGAGTGACAAACTGGCCGGCTGGGACAGCCAGAGCGACTCGCTGTCGCTGCTCGACGTGGTGCGTAACGCCCGTCCGAGCATTATGATCGGCGTTTCCGGCCAGCCGGGGCTGTTCAGCGAAGAGATCGTGCGCGAGATGCACAAACACTGCGCGCGCCCGATCATCATGCCGCTGTCTAACCCGACCTCGCGCGTGGAAGCCACCCCGCAGGATATTATGGCGTGGACCGACGGCCAGGCGCTGGTCGCCACCGGCAGCCCGTTTGCCCCGGTCACCTGGAAGGATAAAACCTACCCGATCGCCCAGTGTAACAACTCCTATATTTTCCCTGGCATCGGTCTGGGTGTGATCGCCTCCGGCGCCACCCGCGTCACCGACAGCATGCTGATGGCCGCCAGCCGCGCGCTGGCCGACTGCTCGCCGCTGGCCAACGACGGCGAAGGCCCGGTGCTGCCGGAAGTGAAGGATATTCAGGGCGTGTCGAAGGTGATCGCCATGGCGGTGGCCAAAGCGGCGCAGCTGGCCGGCGTCGCGGTAGTGACGTCGGAAGACGTGCTGTCGAAAGCCATCGCCGCCAACTTCTGGCTGCCGCAGTACCGTAACTATCGTCGTACATCGATCTGA
- the mglC gene encoding galactose/methyl galactoside ABC transporter permease MglC produces MNAVNKKNALTFLKEGGIYVVLLVLLAIIIIQDPTFLSLMNLSNILTQSSVRVIIALGVAGLIVTQGTDLSAGRQVGLAAVVAATLLQAMDNANKVFPTLETMPIALVILIVCSIGALIGLVNGVIIAYLKVTPFITTLGTMIIVYGINSLYFDFVGASPVAGFDEKFSTFTQGFLRIGDFKLSYITFYAIIAILLVWVLWTKTRFGKNIFAIGGNPEAAKVSGVNVPFNLILVYALSGVFYAFGGMLEAGRIGSATNNLGFMYELDAIAACVVGGVSFAGGVGTVAGVVTGVIIFTVINYGLTYIGVNPYWQYIIKGGIIIFAVALDSLKYARKK; encoded by the coding sequence ATGAACGCTGTTAATAAGAAAAATGCGCTGACCTTTTTAAAAGAGGGCGGGATTTATGTGGTGCTGCTGGTATTGCTGGCGATCATCATTATCCAGGACCCGACGTTCTTAAGCTTAATGAACCTGAGTAACATTCTGACCCAGTCCTCGGTGCGCGTGATTATCGCACTCGGCGTGGCCGGGCTGATCGTTACCCAGGGTACCGACCTGTCGGCCGGCCGTCAGGTCGGGCTGGCGGCAGTGGTGGCGGCCACGCTGTTACAGGCGATGGACAACGCTAACAAGGTGTTCCCGACGCTGGAAACCATGCCGATTGCGCTGGTGATCCTGATCGTCTGTTCGATCGGCGCGCTGATTGGCCTGGTCAACGGCGTGATTATCGCTTACCTGAAGGTGACGCCGTTTATCACCACGCTGGGCACCATGATTATCGTTTACGGCATCAACTCGCTGTACTTCGACTTCGTCGGTGCGTCACCGGTGGCCGGTTTTGACGAGAAGTTCTCCACCTTTACTCAGGGCTTCCTGCGCATCGGCGACTTCAAACTCTCGTACATCACCTTCTACGCGATTATCGCCATCCTGCTGGTGTGGGTGCTGTGGACCAAAACCCGCTTCGGTAAGAACATCTTCGCCATCGGCGGTAACCCGGAAGCGGCGAAAGTCTCGGGCGTTAACGTGCCGTTCAACCTGATTCTGGTTTATGCGCTCTCCGGCGTGTTCTACGCCTTCGGCGGGATGCTGGAAGCGGGGCGCATCGGTTCCGCCACCAACAACCTTGGCTTTATGTACGAGCTGGATGCGATCGCGGCCTGCGTGGTGGGCGGCGTCTCCTTCGCCGGCGGCGTGGGCACCGTGGCCGGGGTGGTAACCGGGGTAATCATCTTTACGGTGATCAACTACGGCCTGACCTATATCGGCGTCAACCCGTACTGGCAGTACATCATCAAGGGCGGCATCATCATCTTCGCGGTGGCGCTGGACTCGCTGAAGTACGCGCGTAAGAAGTAA